Proteins encoded together in one Nitrospirota bacterium window:
- a CDS encoding HD domain-containing protein: MKRIANFLFEAGMLKRAPRTGFQFLGSGSESVAEHIFRTAYIGFALAHLAKDADHDKLLKMCLFHDLPEARTGDLNYVNKKYVKADEEKAVNDLADTLPFGDEIRELIFEFMKGESLEAKLAYDADQLEMIVALKEHKDLGNTYADEWLIFALKRLKTDIARELANTILETDSSLWWFSDKSDWWVKGNKE; this comes from the coding sequence ATGAAACGTATTGCAAACTTTCTTTTTGAAGCCGGCATGCTCAAGCGCGCACCAAGGACCGGGTTCCAGTTTCTGGGATCAGGATCCGAGTCAGTTGCGGAACATATATTCAGGACTGCGTACATCGGGTTTGCTCTCGCCCACCTTGCAAAGGATGCAGATCATGACAAACTTCTCAAGATGTGCCTGTTTCACGATCTTCCTGAGGCCAGGACAGGGGATCTGAATTACGTCAATAAAAAATATGTAAAGGCTGACGAGGAAAAGGCGGTCAATGATCTTGCAGACACGCTTCCCTTTGGTGATGAGATCAGAGAGTTGATATTCGAGTTCATGAAGGGCGAGAGCCTGGAGGCAAAACTGGCGTATGATGCGGATCAGCTCGAAATGATCGTGGCCCTCAAGGAACATAAAGACCTCGGCAATACCTACGCAGACGAATGGCTTATCTTTGCGCTCAAAAGACTGAAAACGGATATTGCCCGCGAACTTGCCAATACCATACTCGAAACAGACTCATCGCTTTGGTGGTTTTCAGACAAGAGCGACTGGTGGGTGAAAGGGAATAAGGAATAG
- a CDS encoding 2-C-methyl-D-erythritol 2,4-cyclodiphosphate synthase yields the protein MRIGTGYDSHRFAEGRKLIIGGVEIPHERGLLGHSDADVLCHAITDAIIGALGLGDIGAHFPDTDPKWKDAVSIELLKSIVELAEVKGYTIAWIDSTIITERPKLAPYIEKMKAAIAQTGIPAEQINIKAKTNEGMGFIGRGEGIAAQAICLLEKERP from the coding sequence ATGAGGATCGGCACGGGATATGACTCGCACCGTTTTGCGGAAGGTAGGAAGCTTATTATTGGCGGCGTTGAGATACCCCATGAAAGAGGGCTGCTCGGCCATTCAGATGCTGACGTGCTCTGTCATGCCATTACTGATGCAATTATAGGTGCACTCGGTCTTGGAGATATAGGGGCTCATTTCCCTGACACTGATCCGAAGTGGAAAGATGCCGTGAGCATCGAACTGCTGAAATCTATTGTGGAGCTGGCAGAAGTGAAGGGGTACACTATTGCGTGGATCGACTCAACTATTATTACGGAAAGGCCGAAGCTCGCCCCTTATATCGAAAAGATGAAGGCAGCTATAGCGCAGACCGGCATCCCGGCAGAACAGATCAATATTAAAGCAAAGACGAACGAGGGCATGGGATTTATCGGCAGAGGCGAAGGGATCGCAGCCCAAGCTATCTGCCTGCTTGAGAAGGAGCGTCCCTGA
- a CDS encoding alanine--glyoxylate aminotransferase family protein — MMKRYLLAPGPTPVPPEALLAMAMPIIHHRAPDFVPVLDSAKKGLQWLYQTKNDVLIICSTGTGGMVGSVNNFFTPGDKALVINAGNFGERWTKICKAYNLSVEEIKIDWGYTVKPEDIEKALKKDPSIKGVFVQASETSTGVYHDIQAIASVVKNFDNTILVVDAISALVAHDLKMDEWGIDVLIGGSQKGLMLPPGLAFVGVSEKAWKFAETSKSPKFYFNFTAERKKLKDNQTNFTSPVSLIIGLNECLRLLQAEGLENAFNRHARLAHATRAAVKAIGLEMYTKESPSNAVTAISAPKDFDGQEIYKNLRVKYGITAAGGQGQAKGKIFRIAHLGYAGTFDTIIAIAGVEMVLKGMGYPLKLGTGVAAAQELLMV, encoded by the coding sequence ATGATGAAACGCTATCTCTTGGCGCCTGGTCCGACGCCGGTTCCTCCGGAGGCCTTGTTGGCCATGGCAATGCCTATCATTCATCACCGTGCCCCTGATTTCGTGCCTGTGCTCGATTCGGCAAAGAAAGGGCTTCAGTGGCTTTATCAGACCAAGAACGATGTTCTGATCATCTGCTCGACCGGCACCGGCGGCATGGTCGGGTCGGTAAATAACTTCTTCACCCCCGGAGACAAGGCGCTTGTCATCAATGCCGGGAACTTCGGAGAGCGCTGGACCAAGATCTGCAAGGCCTACAACCTTTCCGTGGAAGAGATCAAGATAGACTGGGGCTATACCGTTAAACCTGAAGATATTGAAAAAGCGCTTAAGAAAGACCCTTCGATAAAGGGTGTCTTTGTACAGGCATCCGAGACCTCGACCGGCGTCTATCATGATATTCAGGCCATAGCTTCGGTGGTAAAGAACTTTGACAACACTATTCTTGTTGTTGACGCCATCTCCGCGCTTGTTGCCCACGACCTTAAGATGGATGAGTGGGGCATTGATGTCCTTATCGGCGGCTCGCAGAAGGGCCTCATGCTTCCCCCTGGCCTTGCCTTTGTCGGCGTAAGTGAAAAAGCCTGGAAGTTCGCAGAGACTTCAAAGTCTCCGAAATTCTACTTTAATTTCACGGCAGAGAGGAAGAAGCTCAAGGACAACCAGACTAATTTCACTTCTCCGGTCTCTTTGATCATCGGCCTGAACGAATGTCTGAGGCTGCTTCAGGCAGAGGGGCTCGAAAATGCTTTCAACCGCCATGCAAGGCTTGCCCACGCAACGCGTGCGGCCGTAAAGGCAATCGGTCTTGAGATGTACACCAAGGAATCACCCAGCAATGCTGTCACCGCTATCAGCGCGCCCAAGGACTTTGACGGCCAGGAGATATACAAGAATCTCAGGGTAAAATATGGCATAACTGCAGCAGGCGGCCAGGGACAGGCAAAGGGCAAGATATTCCGGATCGCCCATCTCGGTTATGCCGGCACCTTTGATACGATCATAGCTATTGCGGGTGTTGAGATGGTGCTCAAAGGCATGGGATATCCGCTCAAACTCGGCACGGGCGTTG
- a CDS encoding type II toxin-antitoxin system ParD family antitoxin yields MQKNTSVTIGAHYEQFISQQVAQGRFGSTSEAIRAGLRLLEERETKLSLLRRALVEGEESGKAVYSLKGLIDELDDGGLK; encoded by the coding sequence ATGCAAAAAAATACCAGCGTAACGATAGGCGCACACTATGAACAATTTATTTCTCAGCAGGTCGCTCAGGGCCGTTTTGGTTCAACCAGTGAAGCAATACGGGCCGGACTCCGGCTATTGGAGGAACGGGAAACCAAACTATCCCTGTTACGTCGCGCACTTGTCGAGGGGGAGGAAAGCGGAAAAGCCGTCTATTCCCTCAAGGGTTTAATTGATGAGCTTGATGACGGTGGGCTCAAGTAA
- the recQ gene encoding DNA helicase RecQ, with protein sequence MNEALRTVFGFEAFRPNQEEIIKNIMARRDVFAVMPTGGGKSLCYQLPSKMLEGTAVVISPLIALMKDQVDAARENGISAAFINSSMSQKEITDACISLKQCKTKLLYIAPERFAMPEFLQFLRGLTLSLFAIDEAHCISEWGHDFRPDYLGLSVIPNEFSDVPIAAFTATATSKVQEDIIGKLGLRSPFIVRASFNRSNLFYEVRPKTKVNLQILEFLQSRKGESGIIYRTTRDSVMEMAEFLSSHGIKALPYHAGLSSMERNNHQDAFSRDEIQVIVATIAFGMGIDKSNVRFVIHADLPKNIENYYQETGRAGRDSDPAHCLLFFSRGDIPKIRYFIDMMPDDIERTIAIEKLNKVVEYAEHAVCRRRRLLGFFGETYQEDNCRTCDICTGVVQRTDITKDAQIIMSAVSRTGQRFGAGHISDIVSGADTKKVWELRHNEIKTFGAGKDKNKQHWRFLINELLAQEMLIQEGHPYPILKLTPKGSDVLYGKAEAAAISRHTEPKTKHSSDTHSVEYDEALFVKLRLRRKEIASTNNVPPYIIFSDKTLREISCNLPESLQEMRRINGVGDQKLEQYGASFISVVREYLRENPSAQKADEHINDFPEQTRTKQSKSKKGETFEETYALFMGGMSLDDIAKYRKLATATIALHFDQLIRSGRDIDIDRLVDPVTRAEITEFFQSSDLSALGPVIEHFDGKVNYEEARIVRAWMQREKY encoded by the coding sequence ATGAATGAAGCATTAAGAACAGTCTTCGGATTTGAGGCATTTCGGCCCAACCAGGAAGAGATCATCAAAAACATCATGGCGCGCCGTGATGTTTTTGCCGTTATGCCGACCGGGGGAGGAAAGTCACTCTGCTATCAGCTTCCGTCAAAGATGCTTGAAGGAACTGCCGTTGTCATCAGCCCTCTTATCGCACTTATGAAAGACCAGGTTGACGCTGCCCGGGAAAATGGAATATCAGCAGCATTCATCAACAGCTCAATGTCACAGAAGGAGATCACAGATGCCTGCATCTCTCTGAAACAGTGCAAGACAAAGCTGCTCTATATCGCGCCAGAGCGTTTTGCTATGCCGGAATTTCTTCAGTTTCTGAGAGGCCTTACTCTTTCGCTCTTTGCCATTGATGAGGCCCATTGCATATCAGAATGGGGCCATGACTTCAGGCCTGACTATCTCGGACTGTCTGTTATCCCGAATGAGTTTTCGGATGTGCCTATTGCTGCCTTTACTGCAACTGCGACTTCGAAGGTACAGGAAGATATCATAGGCAAGCTCGGTCTCAGATCGCCCTTTATCGTGCGAGCCTCTTTCAACAGATCCAATCTCTTCTATGAGGTGAGGCCAAAAACAAAGGTAAATCTGCAGATATTGGAGTTTCTGCAGAGCCGCAAGGGGGAGTCCGGCATTATATATCGGACAACAAGGGACTCTGTTATGGAAATGGCTGAGTTTCTTTCGTCTCATGGAATCAAGGCCCTCCCCTACCATGCAGGTCTGTCCTCTATGGAGCGAAATAATCACCAGGATGCCTTCAGCCGCGATGAAATACAGGTGATTGTTGCGACCATCGCCTTTGGCATGGGCATTGATAAATCGAATGTTCGTTTTGTAATCCATGCTGATCTGCCAAAGAATATCGAGAATTATTATCAGGAGACCGGTCGTGCAGGCCGCGACAGTGACCCGGCGCATTGCCTTCTCTTTTTCAGCAGGGGTGACATACCAAAGATTCGATATTTTATCGACATGATGCCGGACGATATTGAGCGCACAATTGCGATCGAAAAGCTGAACAAAGTTGTTGAATATGCAGAGCATGCAGTCTGCAGAAGAAGGCGGCTTCTCGGTTTTTTCGGCGAGACCTACCAGGAAGACAATTGCAGAACGTGCGACATATGCACAGGTGTAGTCCAAAGGACTGATATCACAAAGGATGCGCAGATCATCATGTCTGCAGTCTCCCGGACCGGTCAAAGATTCGGCGCTGGTCATATCAGTGATATTGTGTCAGGTGCAGACACAAAGAAGGTTTGGGAGCTGAGGCATAATGAGATAAAGACCTTTGGGGCCGGGAAGGATAAAAACAAGCAGCACTGGCGGTTTCTAATCAATGAACTTCTTGCCCAGGAGATGCTCATACAGGAAGGACATCCGTATCCAATATTGAAGCTCACTCCAAAGGGCTCAGACGTTTTGTATGGGAAGGCAGAGGCAGCTGCCATAAGCAGACATACTGAACCAAAAACCAAACACAGTTCAGATACGCATTCTGTTGAATATGACGAGGCTCTGTTTGTTAAGCTGCGCCTTCGGAGAAAGGAAATAGCATCAACCAATAATGTGCCTCCCTATATCATCTTTTCGGACAAGACCCTGCGTGAAATCAGCTGTAACTTGCCTGAATCGCTGCAGGAGATGAGGCGAATAAACGGAGTCGGGGATCAGAAACTTGAACAGTACGGCGCATCATTCATCTCTGTCGTCAGAGAGTATTTAAGAGAAAATCCCAGCGCACAGAAAGCGGATGAGCATATCAATGATTTTCCAGAACAAACTCGAACGAAGCAATCCAAAAGCAAAAAGGGCGAAACTTTCGAGGAAACATATGCATTGTTTATGGGCGGAATGTCGCTCGATGATATTGCAAAATATAGGAAACTTGCCACTGCCACCATCGCCCTGCACTTTGACCAGCTTATCCGTAGTGGCAGAGATATAGACATTGATCGCCTTGTTGACCCTGTAACACGGGCTGAAATCACAGAATTCTTCCAGTCTTCAGATTTATCAGCATTAGGGCCGGTCATTGAGCATTTTGACGGGAAAGTAAATTATGAAGAAGCCAGGATTGTCAGGGCATGGATGCAGCGAGAAAAATATTAA
- a CDS encoding HEAT repeat domain-containing protein, whose amino-acid sequence MIADYMENGFLDNIIDMFRHDSSLYDLIGTLIQDERVRVRVGITALMEELKRLDPVNVIRAQKNLLPLLASSEAVVRGDAANLIGIIGDKGSLPFLQQCLLDMHEGVRIIAQEAIAQIQTQ is encoded by the coding sequence CGCAGATTATATGGAGAACGGGTTTCTTGACAACATCATTGACATGTTCCGGCATGACAGCTCGCTTTATGACCTTATCGGGACCTTGATACAGGACGAGCGCGTCAGAGTAAGGGTCGGCATTACGGCCCTGATGGAAGAACTGAAGAGGCTTGATCCTGTTAATGTCATTCGCGCCCAGAAAAATCTGCTGCCTCTTCTTGCCAGCTCCGAAGCGGTTGTGCGGGGTGATGCGGCAAACCTTATCGGCATTATCGGTGACAAGGGTTCGCTCCCGTTTCTTCAACAGTGCCTCCTGGATATGCATGAGGGTGTCAGGATCATTGCACAGGAAGCTATTGCCCAGATACAGACTCAATAG
- the ispD gene encoding 2-C-methyl-D-erythritol 4-phosphate cytidylyltransferase — MKYNVVAIVPSAGLGRRFGENKNKPFETLGNKPVLLWALETLEEMSEISEIIPVLKEADIQAGEELFERYKITKVKRIAPGGKERQDSVYNGLQLIQDRGSIVLIHDGARPFLEPETVLKALGALSGCDGVVIGVPPKDTIKETGGELIRQTLQRDTLIAVQTPQIFFYQPLLSAYEKAVKDSFYATDDAALVESNGGRIRAVRGEYTNIKITTPEDLVIAEAFLKMWGKQ; from the coding sequence ATGAAGTATAACGTAGTAGCAATCGTCCCTTCCGCAGGACTTGGAAGAAGGTTCGGAGAGAACAAGAATAAGCCGTTCGAGACCTTGGGCAACAAGCCTGTTCTGCTATGGGCACTCGAAACCCTCGAGGAGATGTCTGAGATTTCAGAGATCATCCCTGTGCTCAAGGAGGCTGACATCCAGGCAGGTGAAGAACTCTTTGAGCGCTACAAGATCACAAAAGTGAAACGCATAGCTCCGGGCGGCAAGGAACGGCAGGATTCTGTCTATAACGGACTTCAGCTTATACAGGACAGAGGATCGATTGTCCTTATCCATGACGGGGCAAGGCCCTTTCTTGAACCAGAGACAGTGCTGAAAGCGCTCGGGGCATTATCAGGATGCGATGGTGTTGTGATCGGTGTGCCGCCTAAAGATACAATAAAAGAGACAGGGGGAGAATTGATCCGGCAGACATTGCAGCGGGATACGCTCATTGCTGTACAGACGCCCCAGATCTTCTTCTATCAGCCGCTCCTTTCTGCCTATGAAAAGGCAGTAAAGGATTCTTTTTATGCAACTGATGATGCTGCGCTTGTTGAGAGCAACGGGGGCAGGATCAGGGCAGTAAGAGGGGAATATACAAATATCAAGATTACAACGCCGGAAGACCTTGTGATCGCTGAAGCATTTCTGAAGATGTGGGGTAAACAATGA
- a CDS encoding ATP-binding protein — MSADMEFIEVRVDKSHIITIGERLYSESIEFIREIVNNAYDADATLVEITVSEDSIEIRDNGSGMDREGLKQYFNIGSQQKLHTSKSPVHHRDRIGMFGIGKFASLSACERFEVLTKKGDFVGRIVFDKKEWEKADNAWNLPLEILPADFRKEDGTTVMLTGMNRRFELLDIEAKIIEGTPLKAPQFRVRLNSHTITPRSLSGHRIPFLEGTFFGPVHGEIIILPQTMASINDLGIEIKVKQVTVRRELFGMETWGRIMSRVRGEVNADFLPITSDRTGFIKDSPEYIAFISVMEKAIEEAKKVLHRLSAKSEGRVVSRALNEALQRIYKSLSRNPELSPFGALPIADEAGKGIGSAGLLSEKPGEPAAQTVKPESGTETISPEKKKRKKRPTVKKLTPNAVIKKMKFGQYGVSCIVDGFGEEGPEVFTEETTIYINKDHPLYRRESSKADTHTLNLARLITQEIALMKDSKNPRQAFERQSRLLKDAFVEKTE, encoded by the coding sequence ATGTCTGCAGATATGGAATTCATAGAGGTCAGGGTCGACAAAAGCCATATCATAACTATTGGAGAGCGTCTCTATTCAGAAAGCATCGAATTTATCCGCGAGATCGTAAACAATGCCTATGATGCAGATGCAACCCTTGTAGAGATCACCGTATCCGAAGACAGCATCGAGATAAGAGACAATGGCTCAGGCATGGACCGTGAAGGATTGAAGCAGTATTTTAATATAGGCTCCCAGCAGAAGCTCCATACTTCAAAATCCCCCGTTCATCACCGTGACCGAATTGGCATGTTCGGCATCGGGAAATTTGCAAGCCTTTCGGCATGCGAACGGTTCGAAGTTCTCACAAAAAAAGGAGATTTTGTCGGCAGGATTGTATTTGACAAGAAAGAATGGGAAAAGGCAGACAATGCATGGAACCTGCCTCTTGAGATACTGCCTGCTGATTTCAGGAAAGAAGACGGCACAACGGTAATGCTGACCGGCATGAACAGACGGTTCGAACTCCTTGACATAGAAGCGAAGATCATTGAAGGTACGCCGCTTAAGGCTCCCCAATTCAGGGTCAGGCTTAACAGCCACACCATAACACCCCGGAGCCTTTCAGGCCACAGGATCCCTTTTCTGGAAGGCACTTTCTTCGGACCTGTGCATGGAGAGATAATAATCCTGCCCCAGACCATGGCCTCAATAAATGATCTCGGAATCGAGATAAAGGTGAAACAGGTGACAGTGCGGCGCGAACTCTTCGGCATGGAGACATGGGGAAGGATTATGTCCAGGGTCAGAGGTGAGGTTAATGCTGATTTTCTTCCAATCACCAGTGACCGCACAGGATTTATCAAAGACTCGCCTGAATACATTGCATTTATCTCTGTTATGGAAAAGGCTATTGAGGAAGCCAAAAAAGTATTACATCGTTTAAGTGCAAAGAGTGAGGGCCGGGTCGTAAGCCGCGCGCTCAATGAGGCCCTGCAGCGCATATACAAGTCTCTTTCCAGGAATCCGGAACTGTCTCCTTTTGGCGCCCTGCCCATAGCTGATGAAGCCGGAAAAGGCATCGGTTCTGCAGGGCTACTCTCTGAAAAACCAGGGGAACCTGCAGCTCAGACTGTCAAGCCTGAATCAGGCACAGAAACCATTTCGCCTGAAAAGAAGAAGAGGAAGAAGAGACCAACTGTAAAAAAACTCACTCCCAACGCAGTAATCAAGAAGATGAAGTTCGGTCAGTACGGCGTCTCTTGTATTGTTGATGGTTTTGGAGAAGAGGGGCCTGAAGTATTCACTGAAGAGACTACCATTTATATCAACAAAGACCACCCATTGTACCGTCGTGAATCTTCAAAGGCCGATACCCATACCCTGAATCTGGCAAGGCTTATTACTCAGGAGATCGCACTGATGAAGGACTCAAAAAATCCCCGTCAGGCATTTGAGAGACAGAGCAGGCTCCTGAAAGATGCATTTGTGGAAAAGACGGAATAA
- a CDS encoding DegQ family serine endoprotease, protein MKNKIGIVVLFLLIGILIGGVSFYFLEKVTGTHKGYTSFTAPNVPRQIIDTSKAFSEIAGSISPSVVNISTTKVMKREAGPSLEDPFFDLLNPFRNFKMPKKWKEQSLGSGVIVSADGYIITNNHVVEQADEIRVTLFDKRSFKAKIIGADTKTDIAIVKIEADNLRAAQWGDSDKLQVGEFVLAIGNPYGLSHTVTMGIISAVGRANVGIADYEDFIQTDAAINPGNSGGPLVNIRGELIGVNTAIFSRSGGYQGIGFAVPSNMTRLVMNQLVDKGKVTRGWLGVTIQELTPELSQKFGLKSEKGALVGDIAKGSPAEKSGMKRGDIILEYNGKKISDVGNLRNMVAQSKVGSEIPITILRGGKEYAVKVLIVELPKDIAEAAPGNVPEDSNFEGLSGLTAMELSREIARQLGLHKDEKGVVVVRVETGSPAEEAGIRKGDVIQEIDRKRIEGLNDYNKAVAGIKPGDAALLFVNRGGKKFYVTIKSS, encoded by the coding sequence ATGAAGAATAAAATCGGCATCGTAGTTCTTTTTCTGCTCATAGGCATTCTTATCGGCGGCGTTTCGTTCTATTTTCTTGAGAAGGTGACAGGCACCCATAAGGGCTATACGTCCTTTACCGCGCCGAATGTGCCGCGGCAGATCATCGATACGAGCAAGGCTTTTTCAGAGATCGCGGGCTCTATCTCGCCCTCTGTCGTGAACATATCAACAACAAAGGTCATGAAGAGAGAAGCAGGTCCGTCCCTTGAAGATCCCTTCTTTGACCTTTTGAATCCCTTTCGCAATTTCAAGATGCCTAAAAAATGGAAAGAGCAGAGCCTCGGCTCCGGGGTGATCGTAAGTGCAGACGGATATATCATTACCAATAATCATGTTGTTGAACAGGCAGATGAGATCAGGGTAACGCTCTTTGACAAACGTTCCTTCAAGGCAAAGATCATCGGGGCAGACACCAAAACAGATATCGCTATCGTGAAGATCGAGGCAGATAACCTCAGGGCTGCGCAATGGGGCGACTCGGACAAGCTGCAGGTCGGCGAGTTTGTGCTTGCAATCGGCAATCCCTATGGACTGAGCCATACGGTTACCATGGGTATCATTAGTGCTGTGGGAAGGGCCAATGTCGGCATAGCAGATTACGAGGACTTTATCCAGACAGATGCGGCCATCAACCCCGGTAATTCAGGCGGCCCGCTTGTGAATATCAGGGGTGAGCTCATAGGTGTCAATACAGCGATCTTTTCGCGGTCCGGCGGGTACCAGGGCATTGGGTTTGCCGTGCCGAGCAATATGACCCGTCTTGTGATGAACCAGCTTGTTGATAAAGGGAAGGTGACGCGGGGCTGGCTCGGTGTGACGATCCAGGAACTGACGCCTGAGCTTTCTCAGAAGTTCGGACTGAAGAGTGAGAAAGGTGCACTGGTTGGAGATATTGCCAAGGGAAGTCCTGCTGAAAAATCGGGCATGAAAAGGGGCGACATCATCCTTGAATATAACGGCAAGAAGATATCTGACGTGGGGAATCTCCGGAACATGGTTGCCCAGAGCAAGGTCGGCAGCGAGATACCGATCACTATTTTGCGGGGCGGAAAGGAATACGCCGTTAAAGTGTTGATCGTAGAGCTACCAAAGGATATTGCAGAGGCAGCCCCGGGGAATGTTCCTGAAGACTCAAATTTTGAAGGGCTATCCGGATTGACTGCCATGGAACTCTCCCGGGAGATCGCCCGGCAGCTCGGACTCCACAAGGATGAGAAGGGTGTTGTTGTAGTCCGGGTCGAAACAGGAAGCCCTGCTGAAGAGGCGGGTATTCGCAAGGGAGATGTGATCCAGGAAATTGACAGAAAGCGGATCGAAGGACTGAACGATTACAATAAGGCTGTAGCAGGGATAAAACCGGGAGATGCGGCACTCCTTTTCGTCAACCGGGGGGGCAAAAAGTTTTACGTGACGATCAAATCCTCTTAA